The following proteins come from a genomic window of Paucimonas lemoignei:
- the trkA gene encoding potassium transporter peripheral membrane protein has translation MKIIILGAGQVGGTLAEHLASEANDITVVDTDGDRLRDLGDRLDIRTVQGRGSFPTVLRQAGADDADMLVAVTNSDETNMVACQVAYTLFHTPTKIARVREAAYLTRAGLFDNDAIPVDVLISPEQVVTNYIKRLIEYPGSLQVIDFAGGKAQLVAVKAYYGGPLVGQQLRQLREHMPNVDMRVAAIFRRDRPIMPQGDTVIEADDEVFFIAAKADIRAVMSEMRRLDENYKRIVIAGGGHIGERLAEAIESRYQVKIIEMNPARCRYLSESLNSTVVLQGSASDRDLLMEENIANTDLFLALTNDDEANIMSSLLAKRLGARKVMTIINNPAYVDLVQGGEIDIAVSPQLATIGTLLAHVRRGDIVSVHSLRRGAAEAIEVVAHGDPKSSKVIGRAIKDIALPSGTTIGAIIRADEVLIAHDATVIESGDHVIMFLVDKKYIRDVERLFQVGLSFF, from the coding sequence TTGAAAATCATCATCCTCGGCGCAGGGCAGGTTGGCGGTACGCTGGCTGAGCATTTGGCCAGCGAAGCCAACGACATCACTGTGGTCGACACCGATGGCGACCGGTTGCGCGATCTGGGCGATCGCCTGGACATCCGAACGGTACAGGGTCGTGGCTCGTTCCCCACGGTACTGCGTCAGGCCGGGGCGGACGATGCCGACATGCTGGTGGCCGTCACCAACAGTGACGAAACCAACATGGTGGCCTGCCAGGTCGCCTACACCCTGTTCCACACGCCGACCAAGATCGCCCGGGTGCGAGAAGCCGCGTACCTGACCCGTGCCGGTCTGTTCGACAACGACGCGATCCCGGTAGATGTGCTGATCAGCCCCGAGCAGGTGGTGACCAACTACATCAAGCGTCTGATCGAGTACCCAGGTTCGCTGCAGGTGATCGACTTCGCCGGGGGCAAAGCCCAACTGGTCGCGGTGAAGGCGTATTACGGCGGGCCTCTGGTAGGCCAGCAACTGCGTCAATTGCGTGAACACATGCCGAATGTCGATATGCGTGTGGCCGCTATTTTCCGCCGCGACCGGCCGATCATGCCCCAGGGCGATACGGTCATCGAAGCGGACGACGAAGTGTTCTTCATCGCCGCCAAGGCCGACATTCGCGCGGTCATGAGTGAGATGCGCAGGCTGGATGAAAACTACAAGCGCATCGTGATTGCCGGAGGCGGGCACATCGGCGAGCGGTTGGCTGAGGCAATCGAAAGCCGTTATCAGGTCAAGATCATCGAGATGAACCCGGCTCGCTGCCGCTACCTGTCGGAATCGCTGAACAGTACGGTGGTGTTGCAGGGCAGCGCGTCGGATCGCGATTTGCTGATGGAAGAGAACATCGCCAACACCGATCTGTTCCTGGCGCTGACCAACGACGACGAAGCGAACATCATGTCGTCGCTGCTGGCCAAACGGCTTGGCGCGCGCAAGGTGATGACCATCATCAACAACCCGGCCTATGTGGATCTGGTGCAAGGCGGGGAGATCGACATCGCCGTCAGCCCGCAGCTGGCAACCATCGGCACCTTGCTGGCCCACGTGCGACGCGGCGATATCGTCAGCGTGCACTCACTGCGCCGAGGCGCGGCGGAGGCAATCGAGGTGGTGGCCCACGGCGACCCGAAATCCAGCAAGGTGATTGGCCGCGCCATCAAAGACATCGCCCTGCCGTCGGGCACCACCATCGGCGCCATCATCCGCGCCGACGAAGTCCTCATTGCCCACGACGCAACCGTGATCGAATCCGGCGACCACGTGATCATGTTCCTGGTGGACAAGAAGTACATTCGTGATGTGGAGCGGCTGTTTCAGGTTGGGTTGAGTTTTTTCTGA
- the rsmB gene encoding rRNA SAM-dependent methyltransferase gives MNPRLAAAKALAAVLSGKASLNSSLPTQLDKVELRDRGLTQDLAFGTARWQPRLSALAAKLLQKPFKAADADVEALLLVGLYQLLYSRIPAHAAIGETVGCADKLKKPWAKALLNAVLRRAQRESEALLAELEHDPVVRTAHPRWLQKALKAAWPEQWEAICAANNAHPPMILRVNRRHNSRDQYLELLRGAEIEAVGCTFSQDGILLAEPCDVRSLPGFADGWISVQDEAAQLAADLLELAPGQRVLDACCAPGGKTCHLMEVQQDLSGVVAVDLEAKRLVRVRENLERLGLSAELIAADARDTKAWWDGKPFQRILLDAPCSATGVIRRHPDIKLTRQADDIPALAALQGELLDALWPTLQVGGILLYATCSTLPMENTDVIEAFLARTSGARELDIAGQLGQQPPGLKQPHGRQLLAQEDGHDGFYYAKLIKIAG, from the coding sequence ATGAACCCGCGCCTGGCCGCCGCCAAGGCTCTGGCCGCTGTCCTCAGCGGTAAGGCTTCGCTGAACAGTTCGCTGCCTACACAGCTGGACAAGGTTGAACTGCGCGATCGCGGCCTGACCCAGGACCTGGCGTTCGGCACCGCCCGCTGGCAGCCGCGTCTTTCCGCGCTGGCCGCCAAGCTGCTGCAAAAACCCTTCAAGGCAGCCGACGCCGACGTTGAAGCCTTGTTACTGGTGGGTTTGTATCAGTTGCTGTATTCGCGCATTCCGGCTCACGCTGCGATTGGCGAAACCGTCGGTTGCGCCGACAAGCTGAAAAAGCCTTGGGCCAAGGCATTGCTCAACGCCGTACTGCGCCGCGCCCAGCGCGAAAGCGAAGCGCTGCTGGCAGAGCTGGAACACGATCCTGTGGTGCGTACCGCTCACCCGCGCTGGCTGCAAAAAGCCTTGAAGGCGGCGTGGCCTGAACAATGGGAAGCGATTTGCGCCGCCAACAACGCGCATCCGCCTATGATCCTGCGGGTCAATCGTCGGCATAACAGCCGCGATCAATACCTTGAATTGCTGCGTGGTGCCGAGATTGAAGCGGTCGGCTGCACCTTCAGCCAGGACGGCATTCTGCTCGCCGAACCTTGCGACGTGCGCAGCCTGCCGGGCTTCGCCGACGGCTGGATCAGCGTGCAGGATGAAGCCGCGCAACTGGCGGCCGACCTGCTCGAGCTCGCCCCAGGCCAACGGGTGCTGGACGCTTGCTGCGCGCCGGGCGGCAAGACTTGCCACCTGATGGAGGTGCAACAGGATCTGTCCGGCGTGGTGGCCGTGGATCTGGAAGCCAAACGTCTGGTCCGAGTACGGGAAAACCTCGAACGCCTGGGCCTGAGCGCCGAACTGATCGCTGCTGACGCCCGGGACACCAAAGCATGGTGGGATGGCAAACCGTTCCAGCGCATCCTGCTGGATGCACCCTGCTCGGCTACCGGCGTGATCCGTCGCCATCCGGACATCAAGCTGACCCGTCAGGCGGATGACATTCCCGCCCTGGCCGCGCTGCAAGGCGAACTGCTTGATGCCCTTTGGCCGACCTTGCAGGTGGGCGGCATACTTTTATATGCCACGTGCTCGACGCTGCCGATGGAAAATACCGACGTCATCGAAGCGTTCCTGGCCCGCACCTCGGGTGCTCGTGAGCTGGACATCGCCGGGCAACTGGGCCAACAACCCCCAGGCCTGAAACAACCTCACGGCCGCCAGTTGCTGGCACAGGAAGACGGGCATGACGGGTTTTATTACGCCAAACTGATCAAGATCGCGGGTTGA
- the fmt gene encoding methionyl-tRNA formyltransferase — protein MTEPLRIVFAGTPEFAAEHLKALLDSPHEIIAVYTQPDRPAGRGQKLMPSPVKQLAAQHDIPVMQPPTLRDATAQAELAALKPDLLVVVAYGLILPQVVLDIPRLGCINSHASLLPRWRGAAPIQRAVQAGDAESGVTVMRMELGLDTGPMLLKAVTPITAEDTGGTLHDRLAELGPPAVLQAIAGLADGTLVGEIQDDSLATYAHKLNKDEARIDWSRPADELERLVRAFNPWPICHSTLNGEALKVLAANLAPNLAGMQGAPGAILEASKDGLLVACGVGALRLTRLQLPGGKPLNFTDLFNSRREKFAIGTVLGHQEAAQ, from the coding sequence ATGACTGAGCCACTGCGCATCGTCTTCGCCGGCACCCCTGAATTTGCCGCCGAACACCTCAAGGCCTTGCTCGACAGCCCTCACGAAATTATCGCGGTCTACACCCAGCCTGATCGCCCGGCAGGTCGTGGACAGAAGCTGATGCCCAGCCCGGTCAAACAATTGGCCGCGCAACATGACATCCCTGTGATGCAGCCGCCGACCTTGCGCGACGCAACAGCCCAGGCTGAACTGGCCGCCCTCAAGCCGGACTTGCTGGTGGTGGTCGCCTACGGGCTGATCCTGCCGCAAGTAGTGCTGGATATTCCGCGCCTGGGCTGCATCAACAGCCACGCTTCATTGCTGCCACGCTGGCGCGGAGCGGCGCCGATCCAGCGCGCCGTGCAGGCGGGCGATGCCGAAAGCGGTGTGACCGTGATGCGCATGGAACTGGGCCTGGACACCGGGCCGATGCTGCTCAAGGCCGTGACCCCGATTACTGCTGAAGATACCGGCGGCACCTTGCATGATCGTCTGGCGGAGCTGGGCCCACCAGCTGTGTTGCAAGCCATTGCCGGTCTGGCAGACGGCACGCTGGTTGGCGAAATTCAGGACGACAGCCTCGCGACTTACGCACACAAGCTCAACAAAGACGAAGCCCGCATCGACTGGAGCCGCCCGGCCGATGAGCTTGAGCGCCTGGTTCGCGCCTTCAATCCATGGCCGATCTGCCACAGCACACTCAATGGAGAAGCGCTCAAAGTGCTGGCCGCAAATCTAGCCCCAAATCTAGCCGGAATGCAGGGCGCACCGGGAGCCATTCTTGAGGCAAGCAAAGACGGCTTGCTCGTGGCCTGTGGCGTCGGCGCTCTGCGTCTGACTCGCCTGCAATTGCCCGGCGGCAAGCCGCTGAATTTCACTGACCTGTTCAACAGCCGTCGCGAGAAGTTCGCCATCGGCACCGTGCTGGGCCACCAGGAAGCGGCGCAATGA
- a CDS encoding peptidoglycan-binding LysM: MRKSLLALLLLAATGLVQAQVQLREGHPQTYTVVAGDTLWDISGKFLSEPWKWQEIWRANPQVHDPDLIYPGDTLLLSYVDGQPRVTLNRGASRGTIKLSPQVRSTPMVEAVPTIPLGAINAFLLSNRIVDTPEQFERAPYIVAGEAERVLSGIGDRIYARGTFQPEHTVYGIFRKGKTYIDPVTNEVLGINADDVGGGEIVASEGDMSTLTLQRSNQEIRLGDRLFSSEERPITSTFMPSSPQAPIEGLIIDVPRGVNQIGVFDVVTVDRGKRDGLAEGNVLAIYKTGETVRDRITGEQVKIPDERSGLLMIFRTYEKLSYGLVLNANRSLAVLDKVRNP, from the coding sequence ATGAGGAAATCACTACTCGCCCTGCTGCTATTGGCCGCGACCGGTCTTGTGCAGGCGCAGGTGCAGCTCAGGGAAGGCCATCCACAGACTTACACCGTGGTCGCCGGTGACACGCTTTGGGATATTTCTGGAAAATTCCTCAGTGAACCCTGGAAATGGCAGGAGATCTGGCGCGCCAACCCGCAGGTCCACGACCCTGATCTGATCTACCCCGGCGACACATTGTTGCTCAGCTACGTCGATGGCCAGCCACGTGTCACCCTCAACCGAGGCGCATCGCGAGGCACGATCAAGCTGTCGCCACAGGTGCGCAGCACGCCTATGGTCGAGGCAGTGCCGACCATTCCGTTGGGCGCAATCAATGCGTTTCTGCTCAGCAACCGGATCGTCGACACCCCCGAGCAGTTCGAGAGAGCTCCGTACATCGTGGCGGGCGAAGCCGAACGAGTGCTGAGCGGAATCGGCGATCGCATCTATGCCCGTGGCACTTTTCAGCCCGAGCACACCGTGTATGGCATCTTCCGCAAGGGCAAGACTTACATCGACCCGGTGACCAACGAAGTGCTGGGCATCAACGCCGATGACGTAGGCGGCGGGGAAATCGTTGCCAGCGAAGGTGACATGTCGACCTTGACGCTGCAGCGCTCCAATCAGGAAATTCGCCTGGGTGATCGCCTGTTCAGCAGTGAAGAACGGCCGATCACTTCGACGTTCATGCCCAGCTCCCCGCAAGCTCCCATCGAAGGCCTGATCATTGATGTGCCGCGCGGCGTCAACCAGATTGGCGTGTTTGACGTAGTAACGGTCGACCGTGGCAAGCGTGACGGCCTGGCCGAAGGCAATGTGCTCGCGATCTACAAGACCGGCGAGACTGTCCGGGATCGCATCACCGGTGAACAAGTCAAAATTCCTGACGAGCGCTCCGGGCTGCTGATGATTTTCCGCACTTACGAAAAACTCAGCTACGGCCTGGTGCTCAATGCCAACCGTTCTCTGGCGGTCCTGGACAAGGTGCGAAACCCCTGA
- the smf gene encoding DNA processing protein DprA yields MPLFEKAAPSPAELEARLRLHRLPEVGSKRFVKLINAFGSASAALSAPASAWRALGLPTASAEARRDPLVRDGASAALAWLERPGQHLLMWDDPDYPALLAEIPDPPPLLFVAGNATILDRPQLGMVGSRRASRPGLDTANAFAKSLASAGFVITSGLALGIDGAAHQGALDVGGSTIGVLGTGLEKLYPQRHRSLAQRMIDQGSAVVSEFPLDAGPNASNFPRRNRIISGLSLGVLVVEASVASGSLITARLAAEQGREVYAIPGSIHHPGARGCHQLIRDGAVLVETVQHILEALRGWQVVAPDVTASEPAFRHPMLALLHAAPHTSEGLAHSSGWALPKVLAALTELELEGRVACEAGRWFACTP; encoded by the coding sequence ATGCCGCTGTTCGAAAAAGCTGCCCCTTCGCCTGCAGAACTGGAAGCGCGTCTGCGCTTGCATCGCTTGCCGGAGGTGGGCTCCAAGCGCTTCGTGAAGCTCATCAATGCGTTCGGATCGGCCTCGGCCGCCTTGAGCGCACCGGCCAGCGCCTGGCGTGCGCTGGGCCTGCCGACGGCCAGCGCCGAGGCTCGCCGCGACCCGCTAGTGCGTGACGGTGCAAGCGCCGCATTGGCCTGGTTAGAGCGTCCGGGCCAGCATTTGCTGATGTGGGACGATCCGGACTACCCCGCTCTGCTCGCGGAAATCCCCGACCCTCCTCCGTTGTTATTCGTTGCAGGCAACGCCACCATCCTTGATCGCCCACAGTTAGGCATGGTCGGTAGCCGTCGCGCGTCACGTCCGGGCCTGGATACCGCCAATGCGTTTGCCAAAAGTCTGGCGAGCGCTGGATTTGTGATTACCAGTGGTCTGGCGTTGGGCATCGACGGTGCTGCGCATCAGGGGGCTCTGGACGTGGGAGGCTCTACAATCGGCGTGCTGGGCACCGGCCTCGAAAAACTTTATCCACAGCGGCATCGGTCCTTGGCGCAGCGGATGATTGATCAGGGCAGCGCGGTCGTTTCCGAGTTCCCGCTGGACGCCGGCCCCAACGCCAGTAACTTCCCGCGTCGCAACAGAATCATCAGTGGTTTGTCTCTCGGGGTGCTGGTGGTCGAAGCCAGCGTCGCCAGTGGTTCGCTTATCACTGCACGGCTGGCGGCTGAGCAAGGCCGTGAGGTCTACGCCATTCCCGGCTCGATTCATCACCCTGGGGCCCGAGGTTGCCATCAGTTGATCCGCGACGGCGCGGTGTTGGTCGAAACCGTGCAACACATTCTTGAGGCGCTGCGTGGCTGGCAAGTGGTGGCGCCTGATGTGACAGCGTCGGAGCCCGCCTTCAGGCATCCAATGCTGGCGCTGTTGCATGCCGCGCCTCACACCAGCGAAGGCCTTGCTCACTCTAGCGGCTGGGCGTTGCCGAAAGTGTTGGCGGCGCTCACTGAGCTGGAACTCGAGGGGCGTGTGGCGTGTGAAGCGGGACGATGGTTTGCGTGTACGCCCTGA
- the rimN gene encoding SUA5/yciO/yrdC, N-terminal, which produces MISSWRVQQAAREIRAGAVIAYPTEAVWGLGCDPWDEEAVYRLLAIKSRPVDKGLIMVADNIRQFDFLFEDFPELWLDRMASTWPGPNTWLVPHQNLLPEWVTGIHETVALRVSDHPTVRELCALVGPLISTSANPAGRPAARTRIRVEQYFRGQIDAVLGGNLGGRRNPSTIRDVATGQVVRAG; this is translated from the coding sequence ATGATCAGCAGTTGGCGTGTGCAACAAGCCGCTCGCGAGATTCGCGCCGGTGCGGTAATTGCCTACCCAACCGAAGCGGTATGGGGGCTGGGCTGTGATCCTTGGGATGAAGAGGCGGTCTACCGCTTGCTGGCGATCAAGTCGCGGCCTGTGGATAAGGGCCTGATTATGGTTGCCGACAACATTCGGCAGTTCGACTTTCTGTTCGAGGATTTCCCGGAGTTGTGGCTCGACCGCATGGCCAGCACCTGGCCTGGGCCCAATACCTGGCTGGTTCCGCACCAGAACCTGTTGCCTGAGTGGGTCACCGGGATTCATGAAACCGTCGCGTTGCGGGTCAGTGATCACCCGACAGTGCGTGAACTGTGTGCGCTGGTCGGGCCATTGATTTCTACCTCAGCCAACCCCGCAGGTCGCCCGGCAGCCCGCACGCGGATCCGCGTCGAGCAGTATTTCCGCGGGCAGATTGATGCCGTGCTGGGTGGCAACCTGGGTGGCCGCCGTAATCCGAGCACGATACGGGATGTGGCGACCGGGCAGGTTGTTCGGGCGGGTTGA
- the def_1 gene encoding peptide deformylase, which produces MAILNILEFPDSRLRTIAKPVSVVDDGIRQLVDDMFETMYEAPGIGLAATQVNVHQRVVVMDLSEDRSEPRVFINPQIETLTDEMDQYQEGCLSVPGFYENVDRPQKIRIKALDRDGKPYEEIAEGLLAVCIQHECDHLNGKLFVDYLSNLKRDRIKKKLEKLHKQNA; this is translated from the coding sequence ATGGCTATCCTAAACATTCTCGAGTTTCCCGATTCGCGCCTGCGCACCATCGCCAAGCCGGTGTCCGTAGTAGACGACGGCATTCGCCAATTGGTCGATGACATGTTTGAAACCATGTATGAAGCGCCAGGTATCGGGCTGGCCGCCACTCAGGTCAATGTGCACCAACGCGTGGTGGTCATGGACCTCAGCGAAGACCGCAGCGAGCCTCGGGTTTTCATCAACCCGCAGATTGAAACCCTGACCGACGAGATGGACCAGTACCAGGAAGGTTGTCTTTCTGTGCCGGGCTTCTACGAAAACGTCGATCGCCCGCAGAAGATTCGTATCAAGGCATTGGACCGCGACGGCAAGCCCTACGAGGAAATCGCCGAAGGGTTGCTGGCCGTGTGCATCCAGCACGAATGCGATCACCTGAACGGCAAGCTGTTCGTCGATTACCTGTCCAACCTCAAACGCGACCGAATCAAGAAAAAGCTCGAAAAACTGCATAAGCAGAATGCTTGA
- the qorA_1 gene encoding zinc-containing alcohol dehydrogenase superfamily protein gives MAKRIQFSTIGGPEVLEYVDFEPAAPGPQEVRVSNKAIGLNFIETYFRSGLYPVPSLPSGLGNEGAGIVDAVGSEVTRFKVGDRVAYGTGPLGSYSELHTLPQANLVHLPDAISFEQAAAVMLKGLTVQYLLRQTYDVKAGETILFHAAAGGVGSLACQWASALGAKVIGTVSSAEKAAHAKALGAWETIDYSHEDVAKRVLELTDGKKCPVVYDGVGQDTWTTSLDCLAPRGLLVSFGNASGPVAGVNLGILASKGSLYVTRPTLGSYANNPENLQAMADELFAMLASGKIKVDDIQQYPLKDAAKAQTELSARRTVGSSILIP, from the coding sequence ATGGCAAAGCGTATCCAGTTCAGCACCATCGGTGGACCGGAAGTCCTTGAGTATGTGGACTTCGAACCTGCCGCGCCGGGCCCACAGGAAGTACGGGTGAGCAACAAGGCAATCGGCCTGAACTTCATCGAAACCTATTTCCGCAGCGGCCTGTATCCGGTGCCTTCGCTACCTTCGGGCCTGGGCAACGAAGGGGCGGGCATCGTCGATGCCGTCGGCAGCGAAGTGACCCGCTTCAAAGTGGGCGATCGCGTGGCCTATGGCACCGGCCCGCTGGGCAGCTATAGCGAGCTGCATACCCTGCCGCAAGCCAATCTGGTGCATTTGCCCGATGCGATCAGCTTCGAACAAGCCGCCGCCGTCATGCTCAAAGGCCTGACCGTGCAGTACTTGCTACGCCAGACTTACGACGTCAAAGCGGGCGAGACTATTTTGTTCCACGCCGCTGCCGGCGGCGTCGGTTCGCTGGCCTGCCAATGGGCCAGCGCGCTGGGTGCCAAGGTGATCGGCACCGTGAGTTCCGCCGAGAAGGCCGCGCATGCCAAGGCACTGGGCGCCTGGGAAACCATCGACTACAGCCATGAAGACGTGGCCAAGCGCGTGCTGGAGCTGACCGACGGCAAGAAATGCCCGGTGGTGTATGACGGCGTGGGGCAGGATACCTGGACCACCTCGCTCGATTGCTTGGCGCCGCGCGGTTTGCTGGTGAGTTTCGGTAATGCGTCCGGGCCGGTAGCCGGTGTGAACCTGGGGATTCTAGCCAGTAAAGGTTCGTTGTACGTGACCCGCCCGACACTGGGCAGCTACGCCAACAACCCGGAAAACCTGCAGGCCATGGCGGATGAGCTGTTCGCGATGCTGGCCAGCGGCAAGATCAAGGTCGATGACATCCAGCAGTACCCGCTCAAGGATGCGGCCAAGGCACAGACCGAACTGTCCGCCCGCCGTACCGTTGGGTCGAGCATTCTGATTCCTTGA
- the hemF gene encoding coproporphyrinogen-III oxidase, aerobic — MSSSRTEAVKAYLLDLQDRICAALEQEDGNAVFVEDAWTRPAGGGGRTRVVENGAVIEKGGVNFSHVFGTSLPPSASAHRPELAGRGFEALGVSLVIHPHNPHVPTSHANVRFFIAEKEGEEPVWWFGGGFDLTPYYGVEEDCIHWHRVAEQACAPFGADVYPRYKAWCDTYFHLKHRNEPRGIGGLFFDDVNQWDFDTSFAFIRAIGDAFVDAYLPIVRRRKAAAYTVEQREFQEFRRGRYVEFNLVYDRGTLFGLQSGGRTESILMSLPPQVRWGYDWKAVPGSEEARLTEYFLQDRDWLALG; from the coding sequence ATGTCTTCTAGCCGCACTGAGGCTGTCAAAGCCTACCTGCTCGATCTGCAAGACCGGATTTGCGCCGCCCTGGAACAGGAAGACGGCAACGCTGTGTTTGTCGAAGACGCCTGGACTCGCCCGGCGGGCGGCGGCGGTCGTACCCGCGTGGTGGAAAACGGCGCGGTGATCGAAAAAGGCGGCGTGAACTTCTCCCACGTGTTCGGCACGAGCCTGCCACCTTCGGCCAGCGCCCATCGACCTGAGCTGGCGGGCCGTGGTTTCGAGGCGCTCGGTGTGTCGCTGGTGATCCACCCGCACAATCCTCATGTGCCGACCTCTCACGCCAACGTGCGGTTCTTCATTGCTGAAAAAGAAGGCGAAGAGCCGGTCTGGTGGTTTGGCGGCGGGTTTGACCTGACGCCCTACTATGGCGTCGAAGAAGACTGCATCCATTGGCACAGGGTTGCCGAACAGGCCTGCGCGCCTTTCGGTGCGGACGTTTACCCACGCTATAAAGCCTGGTGCGATACCTACTTTCACCTCAAGCATCGCAACGAGCCGCGCGGCATCGGCGGCCTGTTTTTCGATGATGTGAACCAGTGGGATTTTGACACCAGTTTCGCGTTCATCCGCGCCATTGGCGACGCGTTTGTCGACGCCTACCTGCCCATCGTGCGGCGTCGCAAGGCTGCGGCTTATACCGTGGAGCAGCGCGAGTTTCAGGAGTTCCGCCGTGGGCGCTACGTGGAGTTCAACCTGGTCTACGACCGCGGCACGTTGTTCGGCCTGCAGTCGGGCGGACGTACCGAATCGATCCTCATGTCGCTGCCGCCGCAAGTCCGTTGGGGCTACGACTGGAAAGCCGTTCCAGGCAGCGAAGAAGCGCGCCTGACCGAGTATTTCTTACAGGATCGGGATTGGTTGGCGTTGGGGTAA
- the aroE_1 gene encoding shikimate 5-dehydrogenase, with translation MDHYVVFGNPIGHSKSPLIHGLFAEQTAQQLDYRTALAPLDDFTAFAQAFFNEGRGANVTVPFKEQAFRMVDSLTERARRAGAVNTLSKLADGTLLGDNTDGAGLVRDLTVNCGMSLRGKRVLLLGAGGAVRGALEPLLAERPAVLVIANRTVEKAELLAQQFKDLGPVFPSGFDWLEESVDVIINATSASLTGDLPPISPSLIEPGKTFCYDMMYGAEPTAFCRWATEHGAAQSVDGLGMLVEQAAEAFLLWRGVRPDSAPVLAELRRQLAS, from the coding sequence ATGGACCACTACGTCGTCTTCGGCAACCCCATCGGCCACAGCAAATCCCCGCTGATTCATGGCCTGTTCGCCGAGCAAACCGCTCAGCAGCTGGATTACCGCACCGCGCTGGCACCGTTGGATGACTTCACCGCGTTCGCTCAGGCGTTTTTCAATGAAGGCCGTGGCGCCAACGTGACAGTGCCGTTCAAGGAGCAGGCCTTCCGCATGGTCGACAGCCTGACCGAGCGCGCAAGGCGTGCAGGCGCGGTCAATACATTGAGCAAACTGGCCGATGGCACGTTGCTGGGCGATAACACCGACGGCGCCGGGCTGGTTCGGGATCTGACCGTCAATTGCGGCATGAGCCTGCGGGGCAAGCGCGTCCTGCTGCTGGGTGCGGGCGGCGCCGTCCGGGGTGCGCTGGAACCGCTGTTGGCCGAGCGCCCGGCAGTGTTGGTAATCGCCAACCGCACCGTAGAAAAAGCCGAGCTGCTGGCTCAGCAATTCAAAGACCTGGGGCCGGTGTTCCCCAGCGGTTTCGACTGGCTGGAAGAATCGGTGGACGTCATCATCAACGCCACATCCGCCAGCCTCACAGGCGACTTGCCGCCAATCTCCCCGAGCCTGATCGAGCCGGGTAAAACCTTCTGCTACGACATGATGTACGGCGCCGAGCCAACCGCCTTCTGCCGCTGGGCCACTGAGCATGGCGCGGCGCAATCGGTGGATGGCCTGGGCATGCTGGTCGAACAGGCTGCAGAGGCGTTTCTGTTATGGCGCGGTGTACGACCGGATTCAGCACCGGTGTTGGCTGAGCTGCGTCGTCAATTGGCGAGTTAG